One segment of Paenibacillus sp. FSL R7-0337 DNA contains the following:
- a CDS encoding sugar ABC transporter permease, producing MRKTLGMQRGWGQQIVFLGPCLLFFLTIVVTPFFLGFYYSSTDWNGLDLDKAVWTGAANWKRIFMNDDKFWESLVFTLRFTVISVVAANVLALLLAFILMTTLKTKKLLRTVFFMPNVIGGILLGYIWQFIFTKGFATIGELTGLSFFQLPWLGTPSTGFWGLVIVFVWQTAGYMMVIYIAGLAGIPKDLIEAARIDGARAPQLFKSVYIPLIMPAITICLFLTTSNAFKMFDLNLSLTKGGPGTSTQSLAYNIYAEALINNRYGLGTAKALLFFAAVSLITVTQVWLTKRKEVSA from the coding sequence ATGAGAAAAACTCTAGGTATGCAGCGAGGCTGGGGACAGCAAATCGTATTTCTCGGCCCCTGTCTGCTCTTTTTCCTGACCATTGTAGTCACCCCGTTCTTCCTTGGCTTCTACTACTCCTCCACCGACTGGAACGGGCTGGATCTGGACAAAGCGGTCTGGACCGGCGCGGCCAACTGGAAACGGATTTTCATGAATGACGATAAGTTCTGGGAGTCCCTGGTCTTCACCCTGCGCTTCACCGTGATCTCAGTTGTGGCTGCCAACGTGCTTGCGCTGCTGCTGGCCTTCATTCTAATGACGACGCTGAAGACGAAGAAGCTGCTCCGTACCGTCTTTTTCATGCCCAATGTGATCGGCGGCATTCTGCTCGGCTACATCTGGCAGTTCATCTTCACCAAGGGCTTCGCTACAATCGGCGAGCTGACGGGGCTTTCGTTCTTCCAGCTGCCCTGGCTGGGCACGCCAAGCACCGGGTTCTGGGGTCTGGTCATCGTGTTCGTCTGGCAGACGGCCGGTTATATGATGGTCATCTATATCGCCGGGCTGGCCGGGATTCCGAAGGATCTCATTGAAGCTGCCCGCATAGACGGTGCCCGCGCTCCCCAATTGTTCAAGAGCGTCTACATCCCGCTGATTATGCCGGCGATTACCATCTGCCTGTTCCTGACGACCTCCAATGCCTTCAAAATGTTCGACCTCAACCTGTCGCTGACCAAAGGCGGGCCGGGCACCTCGACCCAGTCGCTGGCCTATAACATTTATGCGGAGGCATTGATCAACAACCGGTATGGCCTGGGTACAGCCAAAGCACTGCTCTTCTTCGCCGCCGTCTCCCTGATCACCGTTACCCAGGTCTGGCTTACCAAACGAAAAGAGGTGTCCGCTTAA
- a CDS encoding ABC transporter substrate-binding protein, whose amino-acid sequence MKRKFAFIMATVCTLIIAGCGNSGNTNSAGNGSATNAPNASTESAAPEAGKAPAKDVTIKMFQFKVEIAEQLNALAEEYEKETGVKVEVETHGGGEDYGALLKAEIASGSEPEIFNNGGYTALVPYMDRATDLSNEPWAAQLIPTAKTPATVDGKLYGMPMNVEGYGLIYNKDLFAKAGITEEPKTLPQLKDAVAKLKTAGITPFEATNEWWSMGIHLVNVGMAHQPDPKQFIDDVKAGKQTIKGNAVFKQWLDLVDVIIGNAQDNKMTTDYATQVAEFASGKAAMMLQGNWTQGDIDKIDPALNLGLLPLPINGEEGTILVGVPNNYIVNSKSAHPEEAKAFLNWMVSSETGQKYLTKEFKFIPAEANITADAADIGQVAVAVQEKSGNALGWNWDMFPDGVTQGFGAAMQEYLGGQLNHDQLLEKLDKAVQDIVKQ is encoded by the coding sequence ATGAAAAGAAAGTTCGCGTTCATCATGGCAACCGTTTGCACCCTCATTATCGCAGGTTGCGGGAACAGCGGCAATACGAATTCCGCAGGCAATGGAAGCGCTACGAATGCTCCTAACGCGTCAACCGAATCGGCAGCACCGGAAGCCGGCAAAGCGCCTGCCAAGGATGTTACGATCAAGATGTTCCAGTTCAAGGTGGAGATTGCCGAGCAGCTGAATGCACTCGCCGAAGAATATGAGAAGGAGACAGGCGTGAAGGTGGAGGTGGAAACGCACGGCGGCGGTGAGGATTACGGCGCGCTGCTGAAGGCGGAGATCGCTTCCGGCTCTGAGCCTGAGATTTTCAATAACGGCGGGTATACAGCCCTTGTTCCTTATATGGACCGTGCCACTGACCTGAGCAATGAGCCGTGGGCCGCCCAGCTGATCCCAACCGCCAAAACACCGGCAACCGTAGACGGCAAGCTTTATGGCATGCCTATGAACGTAGAAGGCTACGGGCTGATCTACAACAAGGATCTGTTCGCCAAAGCCGGCATAACGGAAGAGCCCAAGACGCTCCCGCAGCTCAAGGACGCTGTAGCCAAGCTGAAGACTGCTGGCATCACACCGTTCGAAGCCACCAATGAGTGGTGGTCGATGGGGATTCACCTCGTGAACGTAGGAATGGCGCACCAGCCTGATCCGAAGCAGTTCATTGACGATGTGAAGGCAGGCAAACAGACCATCAAGGGCAACGCCGTCTTCAAGCAATGGCTGGATCTCGTAGATGTGATCATAGGCAATGCCCAGGACAACAAAATGACTACCGATTATGCGACTCAGGTGGCTGAATTCGCCTCCGGTAAAGCTGCCATGATGCTGCAAGGGAACTGGACACAAGGCGATATCGACAAAATCGATCCGGCCCTGAACCTGGGCCTCCTCCCGCTCCCGATTAACGGCGAAGAAGGCACCATCCTGGTGGGCGTGCCTAACAACTATATCGTGAACAGCAAATCCGCACATCCGGAGGAAGCCAAGGCCTTCCTGAACTGGATGGTCAGCTCGGAAACGGGTCAGAAGTATCTGACCAAGGAATTCAAGTTCATCCCGGCGGAAGCGAACATCACTGCAGACGCCGCTGATATCGGCCAGGTCGCCGTTGCCGTGCAGGAGAAATCCGGGAACGCGCTGGGCTGGAACTGGGATATGTTCCCTGACGGCGTCACCCAGGGCTTCGGCGCAGCCATGCAGGAATACCTTGGCGGCCAGCTGAACCATGACCAGCTGCTGGAGAAGCTGGACAAAGCGGTACAGGATATTGTGAAGCAATAG
- a CDS encoding Nramp family divalent metal transporter — protein sequence MEQNTAVESSPILNGHTNKHSAQSVLNGDVKGLKRLLPFLGPAFIASVAYLDPGNFATNITAGSKYGYLLLWVIFASNLMAVLIQSLSAKLGIATGKNLPEIAREQFPKGVSIFLWIQSEIVIIATDLAEFIGAALGLYLLFGIPMLPAALITAVGSFAILELQRRGYRTLEAGIAGMVMIVVLAFAFQVIMAKPDAGSILTGMFTPRFEGVDSVLLAAGILGATVMPHAIYLHSSLTQSRVIGIDEREKKQIFRLEFIDILIAMLIAGAVNMAMVIVAAALFFKNGLVVEDLDIAFEQFRNLAGPVTAISFGLALLIAGLSSSSVGTMAGDVVMQGFINKKINLYLRRAITIIPPLAIIALGVNATSALVMSQVVLSFGIAFALIPLVIFTSDRRIMQGLVNHRITTILGWIISALVVALNLFLIVEMFV from the coding sequence ATGGAGCAAAATACCGCAGTAGAATCATCCCCTATACTAAACGGCCATACCAACAAACATTCGGCGCAATCGGTGCTTAACGGAGATGTCAAGGGACTGAAGAGACTTCTTCCTTTTCTGGGCCCGGCATTTATAGCTTCCGTAGCTTACCTGGACCCCGGCAATTTCGCCACCAATATTACCGCAGGCTCGAAATACGGGTATCTGCTGCTCTGGGTCATCTTCGCCTCGAATCTGATGGCCGTACTAATTCAATCCTTATCCGCCAAGCTTGGCATTGCTACCGGCAAGAATCTGCCTGAGATCGCGCGGGAGCAATTCCCGAAGGGCGTGTCGATCTTCCTGTGGATTCAGAGTGAAATCGTCATTATCGCCACCGATCTTGCTGAATTCATTGGCGCGGCGCTCGGACTTTATCTGCTGTTCGGCATACCGATGCTTCCGGCTGCATTGATTACCGCTGTAGGGTCATTTGCCATTCTGGAGCTGCAGCGGCGCGGTTACCGCACGCTTGAGGCCGGAATCGCCGGTATGGTGATGATTGTTGTGCTGGCTTTTGCATTCCAGGTCATTATGGCTAAGCCGGATGCAGGCAGCATCCTTACCGGAATGTTTACTCCCAGATTCGAAGGTGTGGACAGCGTGCTGCTGGCTGCGGGGATTCTCGGTGCAACGGTCATGCCCCATGCAATCTATCTACATTCTTCGCTGACCCAGAGCCGTGTAATCGGAATTGATGAGCGTGAGAAGAAGCAGATCTTCCGGCTGGAATTCATCGACATTCTGATTGCTATGCTGATTGCCGGTGCAGTAAATATGGCTATGGTCATTGTAGCAGCCGCACTGTTCTTCAAGAACGGTCTGGTGGTCGAGGATTTGGATATCGCCTTCGAGCAGTTCCGCAATCTGGCGGGGCCTGTTACGGCAATCTCCTTCGGCCTAGCCCTGCTGATCGCAGGTCTGTCCAGCTCGTCGGTGGGCACAATGGCGGGTGATGTGGTCATGCAGGGCTTCATTAATAAAAAAATCAATCTCTACCTCCGCCGGGCGATCACTATTATTCCGCCGCTTGCCATCATCGCCTTAGGCGTTAACGCAACCAGCGCACTGGTAATGAGCCAGGTTGTCCTTTCCTTCGGGATTGCCTTCGCCCTGATTCCGCTCGTCATCTTCACCAGTGACCGCCGGATCATGCAGGGGCTGGTGAACCACCGGATCACCACCATCCTTGGCTGGATCATCTCCGCTCTGGTGGTCGCGCTGAACCTGTTCCTGATAGTGGAGATGTTTGTGTAA
- a CDS encoding sensor histidine kinase, producing MFKNSIRTRLMALVLLASVIPSGISVTFSYLYTRQSVTDQSVKQNTKLLTLGEANLRSYFSGMNQQAMSLYSGINVPSSFYTTLLTAKSPAQAPPGTILPDTRAIISTQLYNLFLSDRNTYQIHLYVRAARQSNLLLKGFFRREDNADYAAKGQAGGTYRPYLEVTHMDHQYGVKSGFPNLKPGSVPVFTAHFPIYRTPSDSVLADLSIDYTLGELEGIVESMYTSDTERLYVLNEQGEALFASDPDWIGKPVAAGWSRLPAEQDSGHFTWKKDGFQGIVMFKQIKAPLFSGSIIKLVPYEDLYTDARVITRFNMGIGLLFLLIGGISAVLISIGFTRPIKKLIHFTQKVQTGQLDAHMDAEREDEFGLLTRKITGMTRTINELIVKEYRLELANKTNQLKALQAQVNPHFLYNALQSIASLSLRYNAPKVYDLIYSLGSMMRYSMNTERTQVPLRDEIEHVQNYMILQTERFGEENLRLEIQAGPEALELILPKMILQPIVENIFKHAFADGISGGLIQIECRLEGAARLVLAVKDNGRGMSPERLEEITACLRGSSQQGQEEIGLYNVLARLRLQFGSAAEMQLKNNEDGQGLTVTLIIPLEEIDG from the coding sequence ATGTTCAAGAACAGCATCCGGACACGGCTGATGGCCTTAGTGCTGCTGGCGTCAGTGATCCCGTCAGGCATCTCTGTGACCTTCTCTTATCTCTATACGAGGCAGTCGGTTACGGACCAGTCCGTGAAGCAGAATACGAAGCTGCTGACGCTGGGGGAGGCGAATCTCCGGAGTTATTTCAGCGGCATGAACCAGCAGGCGATGTCGCTCTACAGCGGGATCAATGTTCCCAGCTCCTTCTACACCACTCTGCTTACCGCCAAAAGCCCCGCCCAGGCCCCGCCCGGCACCATACTGCCAGACACCCGGGCGATCATCTCTACCCAGCTGTACAATCTGTTTCTCTCCGACCGCAATACGTATCAGATTCATCTGTATGTGAGGGCCGCCAGGCAGTCCAATCTGCTGCTTAAGGGATTTTTCCGCCGTGAGGATAATGCAGACTATGCCGCCAAGGGGCAAGCTGGAGGGACTTACCGCCCGTATCTCGAAGTGACGCATATGGATCATCAATACGGAGTGAAGTCCGGTTTCCCCAATCTGAAGCCGGGGAGCGTGCCGGTCTTTACGGCCCATTTTCCCATTTACCGGACCCCTAGTGACAGTGTACTGGCAGATTTGTCGATCGATTATACGCTGGGGGAGCTGGAGGGGATTGTGGAGTCGATGTACACTTCGGACACAGAACGCCTGTATGTGCTGAATGAGCAAGGCGAGGCGCTGTTCGCCTCCGATCCGGACTGGATCGGGAAGCCGGTGGCAGCGGGCTGGAGCCGTCTCCCCGCAGAGCAGGACAGCGGGCATTTCACCTGGAAGAAGGACGGCTTCCAGGGGATTGTAATGTTCAAGCAGATCAAGGCCCCTTTGTTCAGCGGAAGCATTATCAAGCTGGTGCCCTATGAGGATCTCTACACAGACGCAAGGGTGATTACCCGGTTCAATATGGGTATCGGACTGCTGTTCCTCCTGATCGGGGGCATCAGTGCCGTGCTGATCTCCATCGGCTTCACCCGTCCGATCAAGAAGCTGATTCACTTCACGCAGAAGGTGCAGACCGGCCAGCTGGATGCGCATATGGATGCCGAGCGGGAGGACGAGTTCGGGCTGCTCACCCGCAAGATCACCGGCATGACCCGCACGATCAATGAGCTGATCGTCAAGGAATACCGGCTGGAGCTGGCGAACAAAACGAATCAGCTGAAGGCGCTCCAGGCCCAGGTGAACCCGCATTTTCTCTACAATGCGCTGCAGTCCATCGCCAGCCTGTCCTTGCGCTATAATGCGCCGAAGGTGTATGATCTCATCTATTCCCTGGGCAGCATGATGCGTTATTCGATGAATACCGAGCGGACCCAGGTGCCGCTGCGGGATGAGATTGAGCATGTGCAGAACTATATGATTCTCCAGACGGAGCGGTTCGGCGAAGAGAATCTGCGGCTGGAGATTCAGGCGGGGCCGGAGGCTCTGGAGCTGATCCTGCCGAAGATGATCCTGCAGCCGATTGTGGAGAATATCTTCAAGCATGCCTTCGCTGACGGCATAAGCGGGGGGCTGATTCAGATAGAGTGCAGGCTGGAGGGGGCGGCCAGACTGGTGCTTGCCGTGAAGGATAACGGCCGGGGCATGAGCCCGGAGCGGCTGGAGGAGATTACGGCCTGTCTCAGAGGCAGCAGCCAGCAAGGCCAGGAGGAGATCGGCCTGTACAATGTGCTGGCCCGTCTGCGGCTCCAGTTCGGCAGCGCAGCGGAAATGCAGCTTAAGAATAATGAAGACGGCCAGGGGCTTACCGTTACGCTGATTATTCCGCTGGAGGAGATAGACGGTTAA
- a CDS encoding carbohydrate ABC transporter permease, which translates to MNSSRYRPGNFILEIAAILLAIVFLSPFYLVLSNSVKGLKDILIDAASWPQVFHWSNYSKVWDAINFPQAFFNSLTITILSVIFIVLFSSMAAYQIVRKPTRFNSFVFLLLVSAMIIPFQSLMLQLVRVTSLLALRGELYGIVACYLGFGMPLSVFLFHGFIKTVPLELEEAARVDGSNPYGVFFRIVFPLLLPIIVTVIILNTLWIWNDYLLPVLVIGGNKDLTTLPVAVTKFFGQYTKKWDLALAGLVMAITPILLFFLSLQRYIVEGVTAGSIKG; encoded by the coding sequence ATGAACAGCAGCCGCTACCGCCCGGGCAACTTCATCCTCGAAATTGCCGCCATTCTGCTGGCTATTGTCTTCCTGTCACCGTTCTATCTGGTCCTGAGCAACTCGGTTAAGGGACTGAAGGACATCCTGATCGATGCCGCTTCCTGGCCGCAGGTGTTCCACTGGAGTAACTATTCCAAGGTCTGGGATGCCATTAACTTCCCGCAGGCCTTCTTCAACTCTCTGACAATTACGATTCTAAGTGTAATCTTCATCGTCCTGTTCAGCTCGATGGCCGCTTACCAGATTGTGCGCAAGCCGACACGCTTCAATTCCTTCGTGTTCCTGCTGCTGGTCTCGGCGATGATCATTCCGTTCCAGTCACTCATGCTGCAGTTGGTCCGGGTGACGAGCCTGCTTGCGCTGCGCGGCGAGCTGTACGGCATTGTGGCCTGTTACCTCGGCTTCGGGATGCCGCTGTCGGTCTTCCTGTTCCACGGGTTCATCAAAACGGTGCCTCTTGAGCTGGAGGAAGCCGCGCGGGTGGACGGCTCGAATCCGTACGGCGTGTTCTTCCGGATCGTCTTCCCGCTGCTGCTGCCGATTATTGTAACCGTCATTATCCTGAATACACTATGGATCTGGAATGACTATCTGCTGCCTGTCCTGGTGATCGGCGGGAATAAGGATCTGACGACCCTGCCCGTAGCTGTGACCAAGTTCTTCGGACAGTACACCAAGAAGTGGGATCTGGCCCTTGCCGGTCTCGTTATGGCGATCACGCCTATCCTCTTGTTCTTCCTGTCGCTCCAGCGTTATATTGTGGAAGGCGTGACGGCAGGCTCCATTAAGGGATGA
- a CDS encoding glutamine--tRNA ligase/YqeY domain fusion protein, giving the protein MTENNGPALPENYMDRLIREDVEAGAFSREICTRFPPEPNGYLHIGSAFAIHTNVGIARKYGGCFHLRFDDTNPLKEDKEYVEAIIRDLEWLGCSPGEHIYYGSDYSEEIYRRAETLILKGKAYVCDLTAAEVTAYRGSLTGPGQDSPYRSRTPEENLRLFRAMRKGEYPSGAKVLRARIDMASPNMNLRDPVLYRIIHAGHYRTGNAWCIYPMYDFAHPIQDALEGVTHSLCSIEFKDHRPLYEWVLRELEIPEAPRQREFGRVNLTGVVTSKRYLRELVAGNYVDGWDDPRLPTLSGLRRRGFTPESIRDFVREIGMVRNTAMVDFSLLEHCLRQDLKAKVPAVMAVLDPLKVVLTNYAAGASELLPIPNNPENAELGSREVPFSGMLYIERADFMEVPVKGFRRLVPGGEVRLKGGYIIRCHEVIKDAQTGAILELRCTYDPETKSGGTLSGRKVKGTVQWVSAAHALKSDVYLYEQLLTDNNGPKEEGESWEEYINPGSVTLLTDCLLEPLAGNPKPGDTYQFLRHGYFCIDSRHSTAQKLVFNRIVPLKDTWRGNTATSAEA; this is encoded by the coding sequence ATGACAGAGAATAATGGACCGGCTCTGCCGGAGAATTATATGGATAGGCTCATTAGAGAAGATGTGGAGGCGGGAGCCTTCAGCCGGGAGATCTGCACCCGGTTTCCACCGGAGCCCAATGGCTATCTGCATATCGGGAGTGCTTTTGCCATCCACACGAATGTGGGGATCGCCCGTAAATATGGCGGATGCTTCCACCTGCGCTTCGATGATACCAACCCGCTCAAAGAGGATAAGGAATACGTGGAGGCGATCATCCGTGATCTTGAATGGCTAGGCTGCAGTCCCGGGGAGCACATCTACTACGGCTCCGATTATTCGGAGGAGATCTACCGCAGGGCAGAGACGCTCATTCTGAAAGGCAAAGCCTATGTCTGTGATCTGACGGCAGCGGAGGTGACAGCTTACCGGGGGAGCTTAACCGGGCCAGGGCAGGACAGTCCTTACCGCAGCCGCACGCCGGAGGAGAATCTGCGGCTGTTCCGGGCGATGCGCAAGGGGGAATATCCGAGCGGTGCCAAAGTGCTGCGGGCGCGGATCGACATGGCTTCGCCGAACATGAATCTGCGAGATCCGGTGCTGTACCGGATTATTCATGCAGGGCATTACCGTACAGGCAATGCCTGGTGCATCTATCCCATGTATGACTTCGCCCATCCGATTCAGGATGCGCTGGAAGGGGTGACACATTCGCTGTGCTCGATCGAGTTCAAGGATCACCGGCCGCTGTATGAGTGGGTGCTGCGGGAGCTGGAGATCCCGGAAGCCCCGAGGCAAAGGGAATTCGGCCGGGTGAACCTGACGGGAGTGGTCACTAGCAAGCGGTATCTCCGGGAGCTGGTTGCCGGGAACTATGTGGACGGCTGGGATGATCCGCGGCTGCCCACGCTCAGCGGGCTGCGCAGACGGGGATTCACGCCGGAGAGCATCAGGGATTTCGTCCGGGAGATCGGGATGGTCCGGAATACGGCCATGGTGGATTTCTCGCTGCTGGAGCATTGCCTGAGACAGGATCTTAAGGCCAAAGTGCCGGCTGTCATGGCTGTGCTGGACCCGCTGAAGGTCGTGCTTACAAATTACGCAGCCGGGGCCTCTGAGCTGCTTCCGATCCCTAACAACCCAGAGAATGCTGAGCTGGGTTCAAGAGAGGTACCATTCTCCGGTATGCTGTATATCGAGCGGGCTGATTTCATGGAGGTGCCTGTGAAGGGCTTCCGCAGATTGGTTCCAGGCGGCGAGGTGCGGCTTAAGGGCGGTTATATTATCCGCTGCCATGAGGTGATTAAGGATGCGCAGACGGGGGCCATCCTCGAACTGCGGTGCACCTACGACCCGGAGACCAAGAGCGGCGGTACACTCAGCGGCCGGAAGGTGAAGGGGACCGTGCAATGGGTCTCGGCTGCTCATGCGCTGAAGAGTGACGTATATCTGTATGAGCAGCTGCTGACGGATAACAACGGGCCGAAGGAGGAAGGCGAGAGCTGGGAGGAATACATCAATCCGGGTTCCGTAACCCTGCTTACAGATTGCCTGCTGGAGCCGCTTGCGGGTAACCCTAAGCCCGGGGATACCTACCAGTTCCTGCGTCATGGCTATTTCTGCATCGACAGCAGGCATAGCACAGCTCAGAAGCTGGTGTTCAACCGAATCGTCCCGCTTAAGGATACCTGGAGGGGCAACACGGCCACATCCGCTGAAGCGTAA